In Paenibacillus sonchi, the genomic stretch CTTCACTGTGCTGCCGCTGACGCCCCCTGCCTTTTTGTCCGCTGATCCCGGTACGGGCCTGACGGCTGCTCCTCCAGACATGCCTGACAACGAAGAAACCCGCATGCTGCTGGAACAAACCCTATCCTCAGCAGAAATTGAACAGGAGATCAGCCGGATCAGCTCTGAGCAAAAAGCACTGGAACAACAGGCAAGTATGCTGGAAAAAAGGGCCTCTGCTCAAAAAAATGCCATTACAGACCAACAGGAACGGGCCGGTGCCATCATCCGGTCTTATTATATGGGAGAAAGAGATGGACTCCTGGCAGCCGTGCTCTCGGCCAAAAGCATTAGCAGACTGCTGGCCTTGTATGATTATTATGAGATTGTGATCGGACGGGACCAAGATATCCTGTCTCAATATGAAGAAGAGTATAAAAAGCTGAAAGCGACCCTTACTGCAGCGCAGCGCAGCTCACAGGAGCTTGCAGAGCTTAAAGCCGTGTTGGAGGAGCAGAAGGCCCGGATGGCCATCCTGAATGAAGATATTGAAAGCGGCATTCAATCCAGCAGTGATCCGGCAAGAATGAGCGCCTTATTAGAGGAATTCACGAAGTATTGGGAAAATATCGGGATTCATGAAGTCAAAACCTATTTCAAAGCCCTGTCATCCGCCATGAAGCACCTGCCGCAGTTCGTGCAGAGCCGTGACGGCATCCTGACCCGTAAAGGCATGACGTATCATCTGGCTTTGAAGGAAGAGGATTTGAACGAGTTTCTGGTGTCGCAAAACCCTTTGTTTCAGGATTTCGCCTTTCACTTCAATAACAATGAAGTCACAGCCTCCGGCAAAAGCGGAGGATTATCGATGACGCTGACCGGACATTATACGATCCAGGAGGAACCGGTCAACGGGCTGATGTTCCATGTAGATCATGTGTTGTTCAATGGGCTGGAGCTCCCGGATACTACCCGCAAAGCGCTGGAGGAAGAATTTGACCTTGGTTTTTATCCGGAAAAAATCGTATCCTTCCTGCGTGCTACCGAGGTAAGCAGTGCGGACGGTGTACTGCATGTGAAGCTCTCTCTGTCATTCTAAGGCTTCAGCCACCGCTGCGGTGTAGCCCGCCGGGTCAAGCTTGCCTGTCAACAGCTGTGTCACTGCCGCCGAGAGTTCCGTCCAGCCGCCTGCCGATTCATGCTCAAGGTCAGCTTCGTCAGTGAAGAGCAGCGCGGTGTCAAAAGGCAGCTTCACACTCTCCGGCAGCCCGGAACGGTACAGCTCATCCAGCGCCGGAAGCCGCCCCGTATTCTTCAGCCATTCCAGCTGTGCAGAGCTTGAAGTGACATAGGCAAGCCATTGGACAGCGGCCTCCGGATTGCCGGACTGTGCCGGAAGAGCAAAGAAACGGCTGTGTATTGCCTCATACCTTAGCCCGCTGCTGTCGGTGAGCGGTGCTGCGGCAGCCAGTGATGAATTCCCGTGCAGCTGCCATTCCGACAATGGAAGAGCGGCAACTGCTATTGTGCCATCCTGCAGCTTATCCCATATCTCTGTATTCGTATTACTGGTGAGATAGAAATGGCTGCCCGCGTATTTCGTCCATTCCAGCAGAGCCGGATTAACAGACTGCAGGCTGCCGCCCATGCTCTCCAGAACAGCGGAATATCCATAGGGATTACGGGTATCCATCGCCAGTAAATATTGCCGCTTATCCGGATGCTCCCGGATGACCTTAAGCAGCGCATTCCACTGCTCCAGGCTTCTGGGCAATCCTGCGATTCCCAGTTCCGAGAGATGCTGAGGCGAATATACAAGCACATAGGGGTCAATATCAAGAGGAACCCCCCAGTTATAGCCATTCCACTGCATTTGCGGGATCAGTGTTGTTAGCGGAGCACTTCCTGGAACACTCTGGTAAATATCAACCGGAAGCAAGTAACCCTGTGTAGCCAAATCCGTGATGCTCCGGCCATCGGTCATTACAATATCCGGACTGTTGCCAATCGTAAGGTCTTGCTTCAAAACCCCGTCTGCCTCACCACTGTCCACATTGCTTAGGTTGACTTGGGTTCCGCTGGACAAGCTGTAGTTGTTGCTGATCCGCTGCAGTTCATTAAATTCCTCATTGCTTAGGGACACCCGGATATTCAGACTTTGAATCCTGTCTTTATCCCCGGAAGCGGGACGCTCCGATTGATTCAGCTGCTGCTTCAGCGGATGGGTATCTTCCCGGGTATCCAGCTCCATGCTGGGGGACAGGCTTGTCAGCGACAGCAATAAAATAGCAAACAGCAGCCAGTAGTTTCTCCTTCTCAGCACGTTTTTCTCCTCCCGCCTATAACTCGTCTTCCCCATTTTACCAGAAGCTTCTCCGCTTGTCTGCCGGGTTGAAAACGTTTTCTTTCTATTATATAGGTGTGAACGGCGACGGCTATTGATTCTGCTGGAGAGCCTGGACGCTGCGCGTGCGGATTATTCTTCCGATCGCTGTTGTCCCCGGATTTTTTGGATTGGATATAACGGTAGAAATCCGGGGACAAAGGCGAACGCTGCCGCTTCTCCAGACCAATTCCGCTCTCTCCGCTAACGGCTCCCCTGATTATCCCCCCTCGCCGTTCCTTGGGGGCGGCAAAAGAAACAGCCGGGAGTGCTCTCCCGGCTGTTTGCGGTAAACCAGATCGCCTGCAGGCTTGAGATAGCCTGCAAACCAACATACAACTTATATACTGGGATATGCCGCCAGCAATCTATTGCACTTTGTACACTCAAATTTGCAAAAATCTGCCCCATTTTGATTTCTATTGCACTTTGTACACTAGATTTCCCGGATTTAACCCAAAGAGGGCGTATTTCTTAAAATCTGTTGCACGAAATACAGCAGATTTCGTTGAGACAGCTATTTCTCCCTCATTCTGTTGTACTTAGTGCAATCACACTAACCTTGGTTCTAGTTACGACTAAGTTTAGCGACTGAGTTAGAGCGCTGTGCTGGAACACCTATGCTGGAGCGACCGTTCTGGATTAGCTATGCTAGAGCGGCTGAGCCGGCCGGTTGTATCTACACGGGTGGATCTGGCTCTATAAGGCAAGCCTGCAACTACAGCAGATCGGCGGCCAGCTGGGCCAGGTGCGAACGCTCGCCCTTTTCAAGGGTGATGTGGCCGCTGATGCCCTGCTGCTTGAACTTCTCCACGATGTAGCTGAGCCCGTTGCTTGCGGCATCGAGATAAGGATGGTCAATTTGCTCCGGGTCGCCCATGAGGATCACTTTACTGCCTTCCCCGGCCCGGGAGACAATGGTCTTCACCTCATGGCGGGACAGGTTCTGGGCCTCATCGATGATGATGAATTGCGACGGGATCGAACGTCCGCGGATATAGGTGAGGGCCTCCACCTGAATGCTGCCCAGCCCCATCAAGATTTTATCGATATCGCCGGACTTTTTCGTATCGAACAGAAATTCCAGATTATCATAAATCGGCTGCATCCATGGACGCAGCTTCTCGTCCTTCTCACCCGGCAGGTACCCGATATCCTTCCCCATCGGAACGACCGGACGGGCGATCAGCAGTTTCTTGTACTTATGCTCGTCTTCCACCTTGAACAGTCCGGCAGCCAGGGCCAGCAAGGTTTTGCCCGTTCCCGCTTTGCCGGTGATGGTCACCAGCGGAATATCATCATTCAGCAGCAGTTCCAGCGCCATCCGCTGCTGGGCGTTGCGGGCACTGATTCCCCATACCGCATCATTTCCGAGATAGAGCGGCTCCAGGCGGGAGGCGTCGCTGTTCACCTTGAGCAGAGCCGACTTGCCGGTGCCGATCTCATCCTTCATGATAACGAACTCATGCGGGTACAGCGGGTAAGACAAGGCCAATTGTTTGACGGATAAAAAACGGTGGCTGTAATATTCATCAATCAGCGAAGGATGTACCATCAGCGACTGATACCCTGCGTACAGCTCGTTCAAATCACCGGTGCGGTCAGACAGATAATCCTCCGGTGTAATGCCAAGCACATCCGCCTTGATGCGGACGAGCACATCTTTACTCACGAGTACCACAGGTCTCGGTTCTGCCTTATCATTCTCCTCATGAAGATAATTAAGCGCGACAGCCAAAATCCGGTTGTCATTGGACACTTCACCGAACATTTCCTGTACCTTAACGAAGCTGCGGTGGTTAAGCTCTACCTTCAGCGTGCCTCCATGCTCGAGTCCCACACCGCTATGCAGGTGGCCCAGTTCACGAAGTCCGTCTAATAAGCGCGACACGGTGCGGGCGTTGCGGCCGATTTCATCGGCATTACGCTTCTTGGAGTCGATTTCTTCCAGGACTACAGCCGGAATGATAACTTCATGCTCCTTGAAAGCAAAAATCGAATTGGGGTCGTGCAGAAGCACGTTGGTGTCTAGTACAAATATCTTTTTCATGTTATCCCCTCCACAGCGCCTGGTTTGATTGATCATACATAACTCCACTCAGCAAGGGCAAGCTAAGATAAAACCTGATCCATTGGCTGAAAGGAGTACGCACATATGAGAAAATCAATGTGTCTGTTGCTGGTACTGCTGCTGCTGACAAGCTGCGGTATCGCTAATAAAGCGTCATCACCCTCTCCTCAGGATAAACAATCGGCAAAAGCTTTGAGCAGCCAGGGGAACCGCGAAGTGCGGAATTTGGCAGATGGACGTGATGCAGGCCTTGTGCCCCAATCACAGCCCGGACACCCTTATGACGCTCGAGATGTAAGCGATGTTGCGCTCAAAGACCATTTTGAGCAATTGGCCAGCAGAGTTCCCGGTGTAAAGGGCGCTCACTGTGTGGTCATGAATAACGTTGCCGTAGTTGGTATTGATGTTGACGGAACACTTACCCGGTCCCGGGTAGGAAACATCAAATATTCTGTGGCTGAAGCCATCCGCAAGGACCCGAGAGGTGTAAAAGCGCTTGTCACCGCCGACATGGATATCTCCAGCAGACTTGCTGAAATGGGACGCCACATCAGCAAAGGGAACCCGGTATCCGGTTTCGCCTCCGAGATGGCCGACATTATCGGCCGCATTATACCACAGCTTCCGGGGGATACCATGCCTCGGGGCAACCAGTAACCAGAACCTCTGGCTATGCAGCAACGGCTAAGCCATTCTTCAAAAGGCATCCGTTCCCGCGAATAAGGATGATTGGATAGAAGAAAAATACATCCTTATTGTTAAAAAAAGCCTAGTGAGATCATCACTGGGCTTTTTGCATGGCAGCAAACACCTGTCCGTCCAGCTTCTCAGCCGCACGTGCATCGTATACCTTAGCATATTTTGGGCGGACTCCAGCTGAGCGCCATAGAACAGCGCATTGCGGACCGCTTCAATTTCAACATCAAAACAGCACATTTTGAACGGAACATCGGGCAGCGGGTCCTGCCTCACCAAAGCGTGCCCGTTAATCGCATGTACGGTTCCCTCGCCAAAGACCGTTATGGTCACGAGCGGATTCACCTTCATATTGTTCACAAGTCTGGAGCGGTGGTCCACCGCAAGACGCACTATAGAAGGGCTCACTGCATAGATCCAGGAAATAGCGGTGGACGTAGGCCCGCCGGATTCCGCATCCACAGTGTTCAGCAGAACAAAAGTCTCTGACTGCAGCATGGTTAGCAGGGTTTCATTAAGCTGTGCAACGGCTTCGGACATAAGTACAGGCCCCCTATGACGCTTGAATGCATTCAATTTATTATATTATAGCACATGCCCGAACTTGCATTCAATTTTGGGAAGCAGCCGTGCCGCCGGGTGCAGCACCCGCAATCCGGTCATGCAGGCTCTGCTTCGCAGCCTCAAGCTCTTTATCATTAATATATACATATGGACTGCGCCAGGTTCCGGTCACCGGCTTGAATTCAATATTCTCCTTGGATATTTTCCAATAGGCAGAGATAATATTTTTGATCTGCGCATTTTCGATATCCGTCTTCATGTTGTCATCCAACGCATCCAGCACTTTGCCAATCTTCAGAACGCCGCCCAGGGACTGCATCTGTCCGACTAATGAATTCAGCACTTCATTCTGGCGTTTGTTGCGGTCAAAGTCATCGGACGCCTTCGTCTTGGGCCTGCAGTTCGACTTGCGGTAGCGCACATAATCGAGGGCATCATCGCCATCCAGCCGGGCCGGGCCCTTGGTCAGGTTGATATCCGTACCATCCACACTATCGGTATAGCACATATTCTCACTGATATTAACATCTACGCCGCCCAGTTCATCCACAACATCACGGAAGCCCTGAAAATCAAGCACGGTCGCATAATCTACGTCGATATCCAGATACTTGCCCATCATCGTCTTCATTTCGTCCTCGGCAAGAATACCTGAAGTCTTCTCCTTGCTCTTGAAGCGGGCGTAAAATTCATTGATTTTGGTCTTCTTGTATCCGCTAAGCTCCACATATGTGTCACGGGGAAGTGAGACCACTGTAGCGGACTGGGTTGTGGGATTGAGGGCCGCAACCATAATGACATCTGTCAGATTGGATCGATGTTTGGGCCGGTTGTCCGTCCCCAAGAGCAGCATGGTGATGGGCTTCTCTGCAGCGGAATGGCCAGCCTGAACCGGCTTATCCACGCCAAAGCTTCCATGATCAAACTTCCAATACAGATACCCTGCATATCCCAGCACGGCCAGAATGGCAATGATCAGAAGGGTTAATACCATTTTCCCCGTTCTCGCCAATGCTCCGCGTTTCTTGACTTGTTTCTTCTTCTGTACGGTTCTGGCCGCGCTGTTCGGCTGCGGTCTGCCATTTCTCTGGTTCCCGCCGGATCTTGGCGGCAAACTGCCTTTACTTGTACTCATAATGGAATAAGTCCTTTTCGTTTTCAACTGGTATTAGATGGATTGCTCTCTCTATTAGACGAAATCAAGCTGCAAAAGTTGCGGTTACTGCCGTTTGCCCGCTGCCGCCGCCTTGCGTTTCTGCCGGGCCTCCACCATGTAGCGGACTCTCACCAGCAGCATAAGGCCAACAGCCACCAGCAGGCATTGAATAATCGGCAGCTTGTCATGCTGGAAGATAAGCAGCATTCCGGAGCCGAGCGCCATCATTACATAGAGGACAATCTCCTTGCCGATCGGCAGCTTTTGATTCACTCGGAAAACACGGTTGTACACATAAGTCAGCAAAATAAAAATGACAATATAAGCCACAATAGGATGCTCTGCGAACCAGTTCTGCACAGCTCGTCACTCCCTCCGGGAATAAGTTCGCTTACATTATATCATCCGCCGGGACATTATACCGCAATTAATCCTTAGAATTTGAGATATCCGCCTCAGGCAAAAAAGAACAGCCGCCGGATATCATCCGGCGGCTTATATGAGCATAGAATCGGTTTATGCTCCAAAAGAAAACATCCCTGCACCCAGAAACTTAGGCTTGGCTGGCTTGCGCCGCTTTGCGCTGCTTTTCTACACGTTCGCGTTCGCCCTTGTTCAGGATTTTTTTACGCAAACGGACAGATTTAGGCGTGATTTCGCAATATTCATCATCGTTCAGGTACTCAAGCGCACCCTCCAGTGAGAACAGGCGGGGCGTCTTCATCTTTACAGTTTCATCCTTCGTCGCAGAGCGGACGTTAGTCAGCGCTTTTTCCTTGCAGATGTTGACGATAATGTCATTATCGCGGGTATGCTCGCCTACGATCATACCTTCGTAAATTTCAGTACCTGGCTCCAGGAAGAGGATACCGCGGTCTTCAACACCCATCATGCCGTAGAATGTGGTTGTTCCGGTCTCGCTCGATACCAGCACGCCTTGATGGCGTCCGCCAACCTGTCCGCCAATCAGAGGAGCGTAGCTGTCAAAGGCGTGGTTCATTACACCATAGCCGCGTGTCAGCGTCAGGAAGTACGTGTTGTAACCGATCAGGCCGCGTGCCGGGATCAGGAACTCCAGACGCACCTGTCCGGTCCCGTGATTGATCATGTTGACCATTTCCGCTTTGCGGGTACCCAGGCTCTCCATTACGGCGCCCATGCTTTCTTCCGGAATATCAATCATCAGACGCTCAAGCGGCTCCATTTTGACACCATCGATTTCCTTAACGATAACCTCTGGCTTGGATACCTGCATTTCGTAGCCTTCACGGCGCATATTCTCAATCAGAATCCCCAGGTGAAGCTCACCGCGTCCGGACACGATGAATGCGTCAGGGCTGTCTGTTTCCAGCACACGCAAGCTCACATCGGTTTCCAGTTCTTTGAAGAGGCGTTCACGCAGTTTGCGGGAAGTTACCCATTTACCTTCTTTGCCGGCAAACGGACTGTTGTTCACGAGGAACGTCATTTG encodes the following:
- a CDS encoding PhoH family protein, with product MKKIFVLDTNVLLHDPNSIFAFKEHEVIIPAVVLEEIDSKKRNADEIGRNARTVSRLLDGLRELGHLHSGVGLEHGGTLKVELNHRSFVKVQEMFGEVSNDNRILAVALNYLHEENDKAEPRPVVLVSKDVLVRIKADVLGITPEDYLSDRTGDLNELYAGYQSLMVHPSLIDEYYSHRFLSVKQLALSYPLYPHEFVIMKDEIGTGKSALLKVNSDASRLEPLYLGNDAVWGISARNAQQRMALELLLNDDIPLVTITGKAGTGKTLLALAAGLFKVEDEHKYKKLLIARPVVPMGKDIGYLPGEKDEKLRPWMQPIYDNLEFLFDTKKSGDIDKILMGLGSIQVEALTYIRGRSIPSQFIIIDEAQNLSRHEVKTIVSRAGEGSKVILMGDPEQIDHPYLDAASNGLSYIVEKFKQQGISGHITLEKGERSHLAQLAADLL
- a CDS encoding YlaH-like family protein, giving the protein MQNWFAEHPIVAYIVIFILLTYVYNRVFRVNQKLPIGKEIVLYVMMALGSGMLLIFQHDKLPIIQCLLVAVGLMLLVRVRYMVEARQKRKAAAAGKRQ
- a CDS encoding extracellular solute-binding protein; the encoded protein is MLRRRNYWLLFAILLLSLTSLSPSMELDTREDTHPLKQQLNQSERPASGDKDRIQSLNIRVSLSNEEFNELQRISNNYSLSSGTQVNLSNVDSGEADGVLKQDLTIGNSPDIVMTDGRSITDLATQGYLLPVDIYQSVPGSAPLTTLIPQMQWNGYNWGVPLDIDPYVLVYSPQHLSELGIAGLPRSLEQWNALLKVIREHPDKRQYLLAMDTRNPYGYSAVLESMGGSLQSVNPALLEWTKYAGSHFYLTSNTNTEIWDKLQDGTIAVAALPLSEWQLHGNSSLAAAAPLTDSSGLRYEAIHSRFFALPAQSGNPEAAVQWLAYVTSSSAQLEWLKNTGRLPALDELYRSGLPESVKLPFDTALLFTDEADLEHESAGGWTELSAAVTQLLTGKLDPAGYTAAVAEALE
- a CDS encoding YhcN/YlaJ family sporulation lipoprotein, which gives rise to MRKSMCLLLVLLLLTSCGIANKASSPSPQDKQSAKALSSQGNREVRNLADGRDAGLVPQSQPGHPYDARDVSDVALKDHFEQLASRVPGVKGAHCVVMNNVAVVGIDVDGTLTRSRVGNIKYSVAEAIRKDPRGVKALVTADMDISSRLAEMGRHISKGNPVSGFASEMADIIGRIIPQLPGDTMPRGNQ
- a CDS encoding LCP family protein; this translates as MSTSKGSLPPRSGGNQRNGRPQPNSAARTVQKKKQVKKRGALARTGKMVLTLLIIAILAVLGYAGYLYWKFDHGSFGVDKPVQAGHSAAEKPITMLLLGTDNRPKHRSNLTDVIMVAALNPTTQSATVVSLPRDTYVELSGYKKTKINEFYARFKSKEKTSGILAEDEMKTMMGKYLDIDVDYATVLDFQGFRDVVDELGGVDVNISENMCYTDSVDGTDINLTKGPARLDGDDALDYVRYRKSNCRPKTKASDDFDRNKRQNEVLNSLVGQMQSLGGVLKIGKVLDALDDNMKTDIENAQIKNIISAYWKISKENIEFKPVTGTWRSPYVYINDKELEAAKQSLHDRIAGAAPGGTAASQN
- a CDS encoding coiled-coil domain-containing protein → MQPRNNRSRYPVMLLILLCFTVLPLTPPAFLSADPGTGLTAAPPDMPDNEETRMLLEQTLSSAEIEQEISRISSEQKALEQQASMLEKRASAQKNAITDQQERAGAIIRSYYMGERDGLLAAVLSAKSISRLLALYDYYEIVIGRDQDILSQYEEEYKKLKATLTAAQRSSQELAELKAVLEEQKARMAILNEDIESGIQSSSDPARMSALLEEFTKYWENIGIHEVKTYFKALSSAMKHLPQFVQSRDGILTRKGMTYHLALKEEDLNEFLVSQNPLFQDFAFHFNNNEVTASGKSGGLSMTLTGHYTIQEEPVNGLMFHVDHVLFNGLELPDTTRKALEEEFDLGFYPEKIVSFLRATEVSSADGVLHVKLSLSF